The following are encoded together in the Salvia hispanica cultivar TCC Black 2014 chromosome 6, UniMelb_Shisp_WGS_1.0, whole genome shotgun sequence genome:
- the LOC125192384 gene encoding phosphatidylinositol N-acetylglucosaminyltransferase subunit P-like — protein sequence MEERCSVNSPRRILSFSKTRAANVSFSDADHRSQTELGVSGEHGPKLSEVYGFVGSITTVVFTVIFIVWAYVPDHWLHSIGIYYYPSRYWALAVPTYVMVTIVLAITFYIGMNFMATPPPTSLNIMFDEFSREMLSNVPFVDDDEQPIEPISDIGINRINKIMFDSFK from the exons ATGGAAGAGCGTTGCTCTGTGAATAGCCCACGACGGATTCTGAGCTTCTCCAAGACCCGGGCAGCCAACGTCTCCTTCTCCGACGCCGATCACCGCTCCCAGACCGAATTAGGCGTCTCCGGCGAGCACGGCCCCAAACTCTCTGAGGTTTATGGATTCGTCGGATCCATCACCACCGTTGTTTTTACAG TCATATTCATCGTGTGGGCGTATGTTCCTGACCATTGGTTGCATTCTATCGGGATCTATTACTATCCAAGCAG GTATTGGGCTTTGGCGGTGCCAACTTACGTGATGGTGACGATTGTGCTGGCCATCACATTTTATATTGGCATGAACTTTATGGCAACTCCTCCTCCTACCTCCTTAAATATAATGTTTG ATGAATTTAGTAGGGAAATGCTGAGCAATGTCCCTTTTGTAGATGATGACGAGCAGCCAATTGAGCCTATATCTGACATAGGCATTAACagaattaacaaaatcatGTTCGACAGCTTCAAATGA
- the LOC125192382 gene encoding haloacid dehalogenase-like hydrolase domain-containing protein Sgpp, protein MAALQLFSPFLPKLPPSYTSQFAPPTYSFRMSSSSTPRCSSLAPVAPLEAILFDIDGTLADSDPIHYYAFREMLQELGYNGGDPITEEFFITNISGKHNEELCQVLFPDWDLQRARKFFVDKEAMFRRLAAEQTEPVAGLDALCRWVEDKGLRRAAVTNAPRANAEMLISLLGLDEFFELVVIGNECERPKPFPDPYLNALKGLGVSADHAFVFEDSVSGIKAGMAAGMPVVGLALRNPESMLTGAGAAMVIKDYTETKLWTALEEISKKKEELKVT, encoded by the exons ATGGCGGCGCTTCAGCTATTCTCCCCTTTTCTGCCAAAGCTTCCTCCTTCGTACACCTCCCAATTTGCTCCTCCCACCTACTCTTTTCGGATGTCTTCTTCGTCCACGCCAAG GTGCTCTTCACTTGCACCGGTTGCTCCACTGGAAGCAATCCTATTCGATATTGATGGAACACTAGCTGATTCTGATCCTATCCATTACTATGCATTTAGAGAAATGCTTCAAGAG CTAGGATACAATGGTGGAGATCCCATAACTGAGGAATTCTTCATAACTAATATTAGTGGCAAGCATAATGAGGAACTCTGTCAGGTTCTCTTCCCAGATTGGGATCTCCAAAGAGCTAGGAAATTTTTTGTTGACAAGGAGGCTATGTTTCGAAG ACTGGCTGCAGAACAAACGGAGCCGGTTGCTGGGCTTGACGCGTTGTGCAGATGGGTGGAGGACAAGGGTCTGAGACGCGCTGCAGTCACCAATGCTCCAAGGGCTAACGCGGAGATGCTGATCTCATTGCTGGGGCTTGACGAGTTCTTCGAACTAGTTGTGATTGGAAACGAGTGTGAACGACCAAAGCCTTTCCCGGACCCCTACTTGAATGCTCTGAAGGGACTTGGAGTATCTGCTGATCATGCATTTGTCTTTGAG GATTCTGTGTCTGGAATAAAAGCTGGGATGGCTGCTGGGATGCCAGTGGTTGGCCTAGCTCTAAGGAATCCTGAAAGCATGTTGACGGGAGCTGGGGCAGCTATGGTGATCAAGGATTATACCGAGACGAAGTTGTGGACTGCTCTAGAAGAAATTTCCAAGAAGAAAGAGGAGCTCAAAGTTACATGA